The DNA sequence CAATGgcctttttaatattattttaaattattgggtCCCTATCATGGTCGATTTAGTTTTCAATTAATATTCTCAATAATTAGCCTGCAGCTTTGAATGAATGTTTGGCTGTCCATTTAATCTCAATACTgttcattcaaaatatattgCTAATTGTCACTacttattcaataaataaggGTATACTTTTTTACTGCTTcattaaaagaaatacaaaaaatatatttttttaataatcatgTGAAACCAATtggaatttttaaataaataaaaattacttattcattttttaaatctcgTGTTTTTGGTAAATTTCAAATCGATAAAGAATAGATAGATATTTTGCTACGTATTTATTACTTATTGACTAACAAACcttatcaaatttgatttcagTCTACGCATGtaatgttaatttaaaaagtcgTTAGcgataaataatattattttttgcaaTTACctcgtatttattttattggaggTTATATCTCGTGCTTGACTTTTAGGGCAGCCCCGTAACTGTCTATTGCAATATAAACACCAATGACTTTCGTGGTAGTTTACAATCGGCTGATGCAAGATAAATTAGGGTCAACCTACCTTTAACTactattattaatataattatttatggaTTAAGTTAATTTTTCCAATTTGAATTAAAGGTTAATAATAAAGTCAGagagtttattattattttaatattcaaaacaaaaaacaaagctcAAATCATATTTGGAGTACTCTCACGATGACTTGTCATGATGATGTGTCTTCCAGCCTAACTAATTTAATAGATCACATTATTAAAACTAACTAACACGTGTTATTATTACATTGGTTAGGACATTTTTGTGTTTCAGACAACCTAATAACGCAACACCTTAGGCTGTTCatgtttaatttgatttaaacttCGGTAGTTTTGTCTGTTTggaaaaagttttatttttctttataaagatTTGTATTTTTAACAGAAAGCTAtgattaattgaatttattggaaatttattattattattaataataatattattataatcataataattattattatgcaaCTGCCCAGTCCATTCGAATTAATCGCTAATGTCTAAACAtactaaaattacaaaaatatcccttagtttttgttttgaaaaatgataattagttttatatatatatatatatatatatatcaattaataatatatagaaattctttttcatatatatatatagagagagagagagagttaatGGCGGTGGAAGGGCAAAAAGGGGAAAAGTGCGGAACGAGTAAATTTAATTCGCGGCTTGGAGCACGATTTATTAATGAGCTAAAAGTACGGCACCGAGAGGGCATTGCATATTTCagttataaagtttttttttttaatatatattttttgtattattattttaaaattgggtCAATATTGGGCCACAAGCCCCAAGGCCCATTACCATAATCACAGTTAACtgaccaaataaaaatatgggccaagcccaagcccattaaGCCCGTTGGTTTCCTGGAGGACAAGAAACTTGTGTTCGACCTTCCTGTAAACATCCTTATTCTTGCGGCATTTTTTGCCTCCATTTCGATCCTTTCCTTGGACGttgtatattttgtttgtttttagttCGTGTTTCTGTTCTCCCGTTGCTCAAGATTCTAGCTAAAGGTAAAGTTGAAGTAGTAAGAGTTCGctcttttttggttctttcGAGTGCATATGCGGATTTGTGATACATTGCTGATTGGAATCAATTTCGGTCATTAGAATTTTGTTATCGATCTGTTCTTGGTTGAAAATTGCTTGCATTCCGAGGATTTTATGGATCTGTTTTGGTTTCTGATAGAATTTGAGGACGGGGTACTGAGATTTTGATCGCACGATTCTATTTTTGATGCTAAGGAGTTTGAAGTGTCTTTTGATGTCAAATCGGTTAGGACGATTATTTGTTTATCGGACGCGAGTGTTTTGACTATTTTTCCGGGCAGGATGTTCCAAATTTAGTTTTCGTAATTCTGTGAAATAGAACTAGCTCGGTTATCGGCGTAGTTGAGGGTGTTTCTctggattattttttattttttattttttatttcttttttctaactaaaatcttGTGTGGATAATTTCTCTGTAAGGCGAACCCTGTACTAACTCTTAATTTTTGGTCATTACAGGAGTTGAAACATGAAGCTCGATACCAGTGGTCTTCAAACAAGTGCTCCGCTGTTTGGACCAAAAATGGAGATTTTGGAAGGGTTTTCAGCTGCTCCATCCTTCGAAGTCCCTAATTCCAGTGACGTAATTTGTAAATCATATCTCATACCGCTTTCTGGGCTGCATACTCTTTTGTAGAATTGATTTTTCTGACTTTGATGTTCCCCGTATATCAGTTTGATGGCTTTCAGAAAGAGGCCATTCAGATGGTGAAGCCAGCTAAAGGAACAACAACACTGGCTTTCATTTTTAAGGAAGGAGTCATGGTTGCTGCTGATTCGCGTGCCAGCATGGGAGGCTATATAtgtaagtttattttattacatgtGTTCTTTAAACAAATTTGAGCCTTAATTTCTAGACTTGTTTTTTGTGGATATCATGAAACTTCAAAGCTCTATCCCAAGTTACTTCATGCACACCTATGTTAGAATTCTCTGTGCAGCTTGATGCATTTGTTCTAGCTTTATGCCATTTGTTCTCCCTCCCCTCACCCTACATTGTATTGTAAGTTCTTGTGTTGTCTTTTGAGAATCGTTCTTCATTCTGAACTTtacatttgtttttaaatttgtacaGCATCGCAATCTGTGAAAAAGATTATTGAAATCAATCCTTACATGCTTGGCACAATGGCTGGAGGTGCTGCCGATTGCCAGTTTTGGCACAGAAACCTCGGTGTCAAGGTAATTGGCCAATATATAATTAGTTGTAggattcttaatttttattaacaaagGGTTACCTTGTACCACTATCATTTTAATCTCTTTAACTCTACTTTTAGAGTTTTCCAGTCTCAACGACAACTTGTAAATGAGCAAATTCGATTAATTGTACCTTGCCAAAGTTGACATTTTGGGTTTTTCGCTTGTGGTTAGCTGATCATAATATTTAACATGATATCATTTAGTGCCGCCGTCACGAATTAGCAAACAAGCGCCGGATTTCAGTTGCAGGAGCATCAAAGTTACTGGCAAACATTCTATACTCCTATCGTGGAATGGGTCTTTCTGTTGGGACTATGATTGCTGGATGGGATGAAACAgtaataaaacttttattcatctttattttcttatttaagatgaaaattgtgatgaaattgtttcattttcgttttcttcttttacaatGACCCACAACTTACTTTCTTCTGTGCCTCTGTAAAATTTTTGTAGGGTCCTGGTCTATACTACGTAGACAGTGAGGGAGGGAGGCTAAAAGGAACAAGATTTTCTGTTGGATCTGGTTCACCTTATGCCTACGGTGTCTTGGATAATGGGTAAGTGTGATTCTCCATTATCAGGCTGTCTTTAACATTTTGTCAACTCCTTACCGAATTTTTGGACAAACAATGTAGCTTTTTCAGTGAACCACCACGATTTGGCATGAATTGGCCTAGGAACATTGGAGTACAGTaacaaaaaatagtaaaagaaagTGAAGATAACTCCATGGTGACCACCTACTTAGGTCATTAAACTTGCAGTTTtctgatatttaaaaaaactaaacaaactGCTGACATTTTGTAAgtagtattttgttttaaaatggaaaagaagtGTTTTAAGTTGTAGAAAAATATAACtgggagatcccacatcggttggagggggGAACGAAGCACTCCATacaaggtgtggaaatctctctctaacatacgcattttaaaaccttgagtgaaagccagaaagggaaagctcaaagaggacaatatttgctagcagtgggttagagctgttacaaatggtatcagagccaggcatCGAGTGGTGtatcagcgaggacgctggtctcgagggggtggattgtgagatcccacatcagttggagaggggaatgaaacattcaatataagggtgtgaaaacctctctccctaacagacgccttttaaaaccttgaggaggaagggaaataaaacagaaaaaactTTGAACTCCCTGATTAAACTAACTAGCGAATGAATTCAACACCCTTTCTCTGCAATATCTCTCCATGTAAAAGGAAACCCAGCGAACACGCCCCCCNCCCCCCCAATTAGAATTAGTTTAGAAGGTACACCTCAGCTTGTAATTATGATTATATTTCTTGATCTTGAATGCACAATTCTTGCCTTCTGTCGAATTAATGCACCCTTTGCAATACCTGATGGTGTTGTTGGTACATTCAATATTCTTTCCTCTTaccttttttccccttcattATAAAACCATTGTCCATCTTTTCATCTTCGTTGATTTATGTAACTTCTTGAACACTTTGTTGTGTTACCAAGCAGATATCGTTATGACTTGTCTGTTGAAGAAGCTGCCGAACTTGCTAGACGAGCTATTTATCACGCAACTTTCCGAGATGGAGCCAGTGGTGGAGTTGCTAGCGGTATCCTTCTGTCTAAATGTTTCCTCGTGTTTGTAATACTTAAAATTCTCTCTCGTTTCACTCATGATTTGAATGTCATTGATCAGTTTATTATGTGGGACCAAATGGATGGAAAAAGCTTTCTGGCGATGATGTAGGGGAACTTCACTACAACTACTACCCAGTCACGCCAACCACAGTGGATCAGGAAATGGCTGAAAACATTGATTGATAATCAATCCGACACAGACATATAAGCAGGTTAAGACGCTTTCTCCCTGTTCATTTGTGCCAAGGGGGAAGATGATTCTAAAGAGATGCTGTAGGTGTAAACTTTACAGATCCTTAGAAGGTTTGATTCTAGTACTTTAAGGATCTTTCTGTCATGTTATTACAATTATGGCTGCTTGGAGGAGATATTGTGTCTATgtttcctaaatttttaatccatttcTCCATTGGACTACCTTATTACcatgcttcttcttcttttcaggTTAGTCTTATGGGccattttttccccttaattatatatttattcttcTTGGAAAATAATCATGGGCTTGTGATGGAAGATGGGCAAGATTGTTAATTTttacaagagaaaaaaattaaaaatttttaactactttatatatatatataatttttttgaaatttgaataaacattttctttaaaaaaagaatgtaactggttataaaaaataatgagaaaataagcatatttttcaaaaactaaaaatggaGTGGTAAATATTGCCTTGATTATTACATTAcactttctatttttattcattttggtctcgatatttcattaaaaaaaactattaaatatatattcaaggCTAGGTTTCACCGggtcaaattaaataaagaattaatttttaattaggtTGTTATGAAttggtaaaatattaattcttaacttttttgttttgttttgtttttttttttttttttttttttttaaattttcaaatataatttaacgAATTAagaattacattaaaaatatttggaatgACTTTTAAAAAACCCCTCGCACCAAGTATTCATTTGGTAACTGTAAAAAGTATAAAGTTCCTATAAAGCAATGCCCGATTCGCTGGAACTCGTCTGAACTGCGGAATCCTTCGTCATTTCATTGACAACCGGAGGAAAAATCTCACTCAGAACCGCTTGTGCTCGCCGCTGTTCAAACCTTTGGCTGTTGGGAGGTCAACAAGTTCCTTTCCTCCCGTTCATTCGTTTTCCGAAGGACTACGATCTCAGAATCTCTGCGACTTGTATCAGACCCGctgtttcttttcttaataGCAATTTCTGTACTTTCTGTGAGTACTCTGtgatttgtttgaatttgtgTTTTCAATGTTATTGGATTCTCCGTTGAAGATTTAGTTGGATTTAGGCTTTTAGATTAATGGGTTCGAACAAATTGTTTCTTGGATATCGAGAGATTCGGATCTTTGTTGGAGAAAGTTAATGTTTTAACATTGTTACCCATTCCCGATTCGTAAATTGAATTCAAGGTTTACTCCTTCAGCTTTCAATATCTATGAGGAACTACATTTCGTGACAGTTTCTGAACAGAGATTGTTTAGTTTAGCTTTGTGGTGCCCAAAATCTTAATGGAACTTCAAAATGGTGTATGACTTTTGTAAAAATCGAAGAGCCTAATTTATTTACTGTGAAGTTTCCAAATTATGAGGAGAGTTTGTCGTCAATCATGAATGATATGGATGTGTGTATTGAACTTCATTTCAGTCCGTTCCTAACTTATTTTATCCTATTTCTAGGTTGAATTGAATAGTGAAGATTGTTAGCGTGATTAATACCTGGCATTTTGAAAATGGTAAAGGACCCTGGCCTTTGGTGTGTGGACTATGAAAATAGTCATAGCTTGGATAAATAGGAGCTATTAATCGCTGACATGGTCGATGTTTGTTTTTCAGTCGGCTTTGTTCAATTTTCATTCGTTTCTGACAGTAATCCTATTGGGAATTTGTACCTGTACCTATGTGAAGATGCAGTTTCCTGCTATTCTTGAACAGAGAAATGGgtaatttcttcatttatc is a window from the Cucurbita pepo subsp. pepo cultivar mu-cu-16 chromosome LG07, ASM280686v2, whole genome shotgun sequence genome containing:
- the LOC111799326 gene encoding proteasome subunit beta type-5-B isoform X1, whose translation is MKLDTSGLQTSAPLFGPKMEILEGFSAAPSFEVPNSSDFDGFQKEAIQMVKPAKGTTTLAFIFKEGVMVAADSRASMGGYISSQSVKKIIEINPYMLGTMAGGAADCQFWHRNLGVKCRRHELANKRRISVAGASKLLANILYSYRGMGLSVGTMIAGWDETGPGLYYVDSEGGRLKGTRFSVGSGSPYAYGVLDNGYRYDLSVEEAAELARRAIYHATFRDGASGGVASVYYVGPNGWKKLSGDDVGELHYNYYPVTPTTVDQEMAENID
- the LOC111799326 gene encoding proteasome subunit beta type-5 isoform X2 is translated as MVKPAKGTTTLAFIFKEGVMVAADSRASMGGYISSQSVKKIIEINPYMLGTMAGGAADCQFWHRNLGVKCRRHELANKRRISVAGASKLLANILYSYRGMGLSVGTMIAGWDETGPGLYYVDSEGGRLKGTRFSVGSGSPYAYGVLDNGYRYDLSVEEAAELARRAIYHATFRDGASGGVASVYYVGPNGWKKLSGDDVGELHYNYYPVTPTTVDQEMAENID
- the LOC111798184 gene encoding protein kish-like — encoded protein: MSALFNFHSFLTVILLGICTCTYVKMQFPAILEQRNGFRGFFWKAARIGERLSPWVAVGCFSMGVSIIFF